CACACAAGCAGGCACACACCCTGCAAGGCTTTGTTGTTGATGCCACCCAGGTATCATCTATCATCTGAGATGAGGTGTATTGTATGTGGAGTTCAGTTTTTTCATCAGCATTATTTTTATCAGTGTACATGACTTTTTAGCCATGCACCATGTTTATTCTAACTACCTAGTCCAACCACCCGGGCCACGGTTCAATAAGAACATACTTTTCttcctgaaatgaaaaaaaaaaatttctgaGAGTGTGAAGTATTGCTCACAGCATCACTACATTCTGAGGACTAAATGATGCACTGACTCACTGTTGTCCAACATGAAGCACAAGGGAAAAAACAAAGGCATGTTGATCTCGCTGCTCTATCACTGTAGAAAGAGAATAAAGAGTTCAGTCAGATCTGTGGGGGGCATAATGAAAGGAGGCCGAGAGGAATGAATGCTGTGACTGCTTAATGTACTTATTTGCACACACAAAGGTTCAAACGAGAGCTCAGCGAGGCTGTACTTATGCATGGTGGTGCTTTGAGCTTAAAGGTCAAggttggtgattttctatatttttcttattgtcaaaaaatctcatgtacagagccaaaccaacaatgaaaaactattaaaaacacatcagtgagtcacacaaTGATTATGATCATTATGTGCTACATATcaaaacctcttgactttgttgtaaatttctcaaagaactccaggctgtgatatgtagcacaagcTAGCGAAGCACTGTAAACAGAGCTGCGTTCCTGCACACGAgcagtggcatctgccttacaAGGAACTTCTCTtaggagactgaaaacgtggtTGCTGTCACCAATCTATGTGTGGATACACACGCAATACTTGTAAGTAACAagttggtttgactctgcacatgagatttgttgataataagaaaaataaagaaaatcaccagcctaATCCCTgacttttgctgtttttttttttactcaacaATCATTATCTCTTTGCATACTTCTCGGACTCTTCAACCAGAACTCACTCTGTTGATTTGTGCCTGGATCAACTGTATTTGAGTACTCTTGAGTCTGCCGTTGAACTCGTTGtgtaattgttgttgttgagctTGTTCTGTGTGGAAATACAGCCACAAAATATCTAACCATGGAGTTTATAGAAGGGAGTAGAGCAGTGgtgtcagaatgagttttgaaGTGGGGGGACATCCAGCTTTGGTTGATGTAATAGGTTAGTGAACTTTTTCATGTCAGCTTCCTTTCAATCTGCCTAGCCTACTGTTTTTCTACAACTAATAAGGTAAGAAATgcactcccttttttttttagcacagtGGTCCACCAAAAAGTGGCTAAGAATGTTcgactcctctctctctctctcatcaagAGTCAGTgtcggtggtggtggtggtggtgcactCTCTCTCACATCTGAAAGCTCCACTGGCAAGGGCACTGTAGGCCTAGGATTGGTCGCAAAACCAAGTTTTCTTTGCACAAACTTTTTTTGTAGCCCAGTGCctatataacatacagtatgccaGCAAAGACAGCACACAGGATGTGCAGTTAGGGCAAACACACACgacatgtcacacacacacaattcataATCAGTGTCAGATGTCAGATATTGGATGTCAgatcacttttatttcatttgaatcACACAATGGTTGATTATGATTGGATTCAAAGGTCCAATATGTTAGAGTAGGCTTACCGTAATATCTGGCTTAGACATTACCACTTTATTACCATAACACCTGAAAGTGGGGGGACAAAAAATCTTGTTGTCCCCCCCATTCTGGCACCAGTGGAGTGCAGGCCCATCAGGGTATGTAAGAGTTTCTTACTGGACTTTTCCAGATGTAGTTAAGActctgaataacaaactaatgagcaatattttctcatttccttAACATGTGATGTTTGACACATCTATATATGAGCAAGTTTTCTGGCACATGGGGTCTTATAAGTGTCAGGTAACTATAGTCAAGTCCACACTAGTATAAAATACCAGGTAAAATCTCATAAATTGTGTCTTGCACTTCAGCATAAAGACATGTGATCTCTTGTATGTTTTTAGATCGCACTGGTGGCTGAACTGTTGAGACTTTAGCAGAGAAAACAACTCCTATCTGCTTCGACTGCTGAAGACATGACTGACCTTCTGGTGGAGGAGAGCAAGAGCACAGTGAGAGTGAAACGAGTTACTGAGACCCACATATAGTCCAGCACTACACCTGACCTGAACAGTAAGGATGAAgcttgtattttctttctgtttgaagGCTCTGGGGGTTTGAATTTGAGAATATGTCAAATCTGCTCATTGTATCCCATTCCTTATTTCAGGTATTTGAGATGAACACCAGCATGAAGATGCGAGATGTTGAGTTTGAAGTCAGAAGGCTCCTCAACTCTCCAGAGACCATCCCTCCTCAGTTTCAGTGAGTCATATTTGACACACATTTATTATCAGTTACAGTATAGTGGTTGTGATGTCTCTGTGGGgtccagagcagcagcaggcccCCATGACCAAACTGCTCGGCCCGTGGGTGGTGATGGAGGTGGTCCCAAAAGTAGTGTGAGGAGTATGGTTGTCTCCCTTAAACACCTCCTTCAGCATGCCATCCCAGCGACTCTGCAAAACGGCTACTGGAGTCACTCAGGCTGTTCAGGACCAGGTCTCTCCACAACTCTGTTGTCCATGCTCCATCTTCTCTTGCTCCATCAGAGTCGATGTGGCCTTGTGTATCCAGGGGAAGGTTAGACAGGATTACACTCCAGATGTCCTGGTGAAGAGGCTGAACTTCTTTGCAAAAGAGGTGTTAAACAACATCACTGATGCAGAGGGAGAGATTTGTGTGCTGTTTCAGCCTCAGCCTGACAAACACCTTTCTcatctccaccacctcctccgaCGCCTCCAGCTGAAGCTCCAGTTGCTTTAGTCTTGCATGGCAAGAGCATGAAGGAGGAGCCCACCAGACAACCGACTCTGCAGAggtttctcctcctccaccacctctgACACCTCCAGCTGAAGTTCCTTCAGTCCTGGAGGATTGCAAtatgatgtcattttaaagattttaacaacataattaaacttttttgtggaaaaaccatatcagaaaTAAGTtctattcaaagtagagtacatatacatcttaaaacatgtatggagggaatctttaagcCTTCACATCCAGTTCAGTACAAAACTAGCCTATTCAAGCACAGCACATAAGTTTAATATCTCATCAGCCTAGTGTTTCTGATATAATTATCAGatatgttttatctttgttgaTTGTGCTCTTGGTCACCAGTGAGGAACTCCACTGCTAAAAGCTAGTGATTTAGTCAAAGACAATGGCGATTTGGCAGTATATTCAGTTCACTTTTAAGATTCGTTGATAAAGTTTTGTTCATACTTGTACTGAACACCTCTGGCAGATTTGGCCAATTGTGCAGCAGTTGAGGTTATTCTAGTATGAAGCAGTTCTTAGTCTTAATCTTTGACTGAAACCTGTTAGTCTCTCTTCTTCCTGAGATCTTCTGGTCCATTGGGACATGTGGGGTCCTGAGCTCTGCCACTGTATGCTGTGTCCCTGGCTAACTCCTCCCAGCAGGAGATGTGGGTCTTCTCTGCTGTTCTTCTACTCTGTGCCACCTAGAAGAGCAGATCTAGAGTAGCCTCCAAGCTCAGAAATACATTTGACTTGCTTGCAGCTATAATGCATATTAGTTCCTCTTAGTAATACTGGAGAGAGCAACAGAACTGAAGAAGTTCCTTGGTTTGAACACAGCTATGTGGGCTTGCCACAGTCCAAAGAAATGCAGATTAAGTGGCATCTAAATTGCTTCTaggtatgtatgtgtttgtctctctttgtgtgaGCTCTATGATAGACAGGTGACTTGACCATGGTGCACTCTGCTTTTTTCCCAATGGATACTGTAACAAACTCCAGTTTCTATGACCCAGAATAGGATGAACAAGTACAGTGTAGTGCGTCACCTGGCATGTGATACAGTATGTCTTCCACTTCAGGATGAGAAAGCACATGGAGTAGTAGCAACATACAGTTGATTGAATAATTAAATTgcttcatttaaaatgtgtaaatgtattcaagaagatgaatgatgaaaatgtatgacTTGAAATTCAAAGTTCTAAAGATTTTAGCtcaattaataataacaattattgaATTTAGACACAACTCCTAACTCTCCAGCATGCCATTGTGgagattaaaacaaaatacttCATAATGGTACTAGTTTGTTCAAAAtcctgatttattttcttgtgatTTTACAGGTTTATTACATATTTCCATCACATAAAATCAGTATGTAAAAGATTTACAGTTACAAGATTAAAGAAGATGGACATGGAACATGATGAAATAACACAAGCATAATATAGATGAGTTGAATTTTGAGGGTACAGAGGATCAGAGATTAAGGGTTATAAAGCATAGCTGTCACCACAGAAAGATTTCATGTATCAGACAGTAGGGTAACAAAATCCCAGAGCAGCTACATTTCCCTAAATTAGTCTGTGGCATACAGCAGGAAGCCAGTGAATGTGTTATAGTGACTCTTGTCATCGCAGAGGAAACATCCGATGGGAAGATTGACAGCCACCTGGTCCCCAGCCTTCAGGTGGAGGGCCACAACAATAGTGGCGCTATCCTCTTGGTCTTGCATATTCTTTTCTCTGGGGCCTGCCACCACCATATTGTTCACCTGCAGACCAGCGCAGGCGGCCAGGCTGTTACCAGGAGAACCAGCGTCGCTGTAGACGGTGAGGGCGAGGCTGTAGACACCAGAGCGGGGAACAGTGAAGATACCGTTGTCCACATTGTAGCCGTCTCCCAGGTTGATGAAGACATGTTTGTAGACGATAAGCCTGTCGTCACGGAAGGGTCCAAAGCAGTTCAAATTGTCTTCATTGGTTAGAGCGACAGAGAAGGCGCTGCGGCTGGCTGGAgatgcagagaagaagagacagataTGTTAGAAGTTGCATTGGGAAAAACCTTGAGTTGATTGAGTTACAAGATAGATATCTAAAATAAGATGTTTTGATGACCTGCACTCTCTTCTGGTTTGTGTAACCTGTGCATGTGTCTCACCTCTGACATTATTGAGGACAGTTTTTGCTTTCATCAGTTCTTTCTCCAGCTCATTGAGGCTCATgttaaagaacattttcatcCTTTGTATCTGCTGCTGCATCAGACAGCAACCGCACGACGCCTGGTCCGTCagacacactgaacacacacacacacacacacacacacacacacacacacacagatacaaacacatcAAGTTGAAGCTGTGCAGATCAGAGTATATGCAAATACATTGACCATGTCCTGATAGATAGGACACTTTACCTATTTTCTTAACCATCTCTCACCATTGTCTGTGTTGGGATTGACAGTTCTGGGATTTTCCGTGTTTTTTCCAGGTCCAGTCCAGGAATAATCAACAGCCCAGACGAATGCAGATTCCAACAGACATAGCAATATAATAGCTGGCAGAAAAAGAACAAAGGCATGTACCAGTAAACCCAGAAAGAATCATATCATTGACTCTTTTGAGAACAAAGAATTTTACCCCTTCACCTAAACCTTCATCCCAAAACCATTTAACTTAACACAGGATAAAAACGATGTCACACTAAGCACTAAAAAGCCACTTTAAAAAAAGGGGAACCTTTGCAGGTCTTACAAATCACTTACTACAACATGCTTTAAGTTTCAACCCTCCCCCTCTGACTGAACAAAACATGTTGTATAGTTACAACCATTTTCTATCATATCTCATCTCACCTCGCATGGTGATGCTGGCAACTGATGAGAGCTTCAGAAGGAGAGAAGGTGTGATAGACTGATGCAGGGTCCAGAGTCAcagctatatatatatgttcccCATCAGTTCTAGTCTTCTGACATTCAAATGGCTCCACCCTGTTTCCGCTATTGTTCACCCTGTATACCTATGTACCTGTATACCTTAACTTGTTTCTTAATGAGTGGGTGCTCACAGACCCCCCACCTAcctcccacccccaccaccacacacacacacacacacacacacacacacacacacacacacacactccatggCTTTGTGTTGTAGATGTAGGTCAGGTATCATCTGTCCAAGTGCTGTTCCCATCAGCACAAAGATAACCTCCTtcctctgtgtttacatgtgcaatACTTTACTGTATCAAAGACAGAGTGCAGGGCTGAAGATTCTACGGAGTTTGTCcacataaatctgtttaaattAGGCAGAGTAAGACAAGCCACAACAGTGGAGTTATTGTTGATGTGAACTGAGATTGGGGTTTGTGTCCACATCAATCCACAACATGTTGAACACTGACACTGAAgtattgtttttctgtcttttcatttttttaaaatgtccaatTCAAGACAGATATTTCATACACAGACTATGTATGCGTCATGTCATAAATGTTCATTATCTCTCTAATTTCTCCAACTTTTTCAATCAGGGCGGGTCACAACAAGCTGTTGCCACCACATGTAAAATGAGAGTTTCATTGTCCTCCTGTGAATAGTGTTGGATTACTTGTATTTACTAGCACAAAGCAAGCAGGCTATGCTTATGTTTAGAGTAAGAgagaaatcacaaaaatgtttgtCCAAAGGAGTACTGAGTGAGCAGGTGAGAATTTGGTGGGGGagactgagtcaaaataaatcTTTGATTAAGACAAATCATGAATTTTCGTTGCAGGTTTATGAATAACATCTTACCTGTGTCCAGAGAAAGGAATGGGTGGACAAAAGACCGTTGAAGGTCAAATAGTTCTCTCTAAAACATGTGGGAAAACTAAAGATACTACAGATAACTTGAGAACAGAGGGCAAGCTTAAAAACATCCAAAGATAAGATCAGCAGTGTTCTAGTTATTCATTTAGTCATGTAAAAAGCGTCATGTAAGCTCACAGAATCTGCATTAGCCTATATAGTAttcacattaataaataaatactgtcaCAGGACACAAAGGTTGAAGAGATGTTAACTTTCATTCCAAGAATATTGTATGTTAAAAAAGGTGTACTGATttgatgaaatgtgtttattactattttattaacttacaacaaatatatttttagaaaatacacaacacatgcaTGGAGGCTGGTGCAAAAACAACattgagaaaaaagaaaatttaagaaaaattaaagaaaaatatagatgtTACTTCTCAAGAGGGATCAAACTCCAGGGCGAGAGGACATCTACTCCCTTATTAAAATGTCCAAGTGTAAAATACTTTCAACCAGACAAGCAGGTTATATAACAAACCAACCCATCATTCATATACAACTCAATCCAACTGGCAAACAGTCACTGTAGACCCTATCCCTGCCCAGAACCTGAACCCTGGGTACAGCGGTCCATTGAACTGGGTCTGGTGCTTATGGATGAGGTCAGCCTGGTTGTTGACAATGCGGTAAAAGGCCAGAATCCCTGCATGCTGGTCCAGATAGATGCCAACTCGTCGTGCCTTGGGTGAGCCCAGCAGTTTTTCCTGGCCATCATGCCAGAAGGAGAAGCCAGTACCGGACCAGTACAGGCTCCAGGACAGGGGATTGTGGCCCAGACGGCTTTTGTCATCAGAACCTTCACGTTCCATCTCCTTGTAGGCCACACCGATGGTGATCTGCAGGGGGGACAGGGAAAACTAGATTAGGAAAGGAGGCAAATCCTGGTAGCTGCAAATGCTAGTTAAAAGATAGAATTTTATCTTCAATACCTAAGAAAACATCTCGAGGGATGTCAGTCCTCATGTTTTCTCATGTAATCTGAGTCTTTGAGTTTAAGTTTTCCCAATTCATCTGATATTTATTCCCAGGGCTcattatttttggaaaatattttaaagacaaGATTAAAAGTCTACAGCTCTGCTAGGGACTGAGGTATGCTATAAGCTAAATATCaaagtcagcatgctaacatttctgACAGGAACAGCATGCAACCAGGTGCTCGCCAtattagtttagcatgttagcatgctaatatttgcagATTAGcgacacaaagtacagctgaagcttcTGTGgttagttttgcaagtatttagtCATTAACCAgatttaaattttgacctgatgatggtgttagatgaaaagttaggagatcaccaaagttattataattcatcctgaggggaacatggatgtgtgtaccaaatttcatggaaatctatCCAAttgttgttgagacatttcactcaacaCCATAAATATGATGGCATTAAAGGAAAAGTCGGGATTGTCAACGTTATTAAGATTCATCGTCTGGGAACTGTGagtgtctgtaccaaatttcatggcaatattTTGGGGAAAGTCtgtaaacaaaagcaaaaagaatTTATATAGGTTTGCAGTCAGATTAAACATAATATTGGCAGCTTTCTTTGGACAGACTGCTTATTCTTGTGCTCTCAAATCTGTCAACTTAAGTTGCTGGAGAGCTGTTTCATAATCACTACTAAGTTTTTATTTGGGCAAATGGGGCTCTACAATCAACAGACCCTGAATCCAAGATCTCAGTTGCTGTCTAAGTTAGCGCTTCAAGTTGAtttgttaatacattttcacataaaatTCTTGCCATTAGAAATGGTTTCCATTGTATGAAACATATACCCAACTGAAAGCTCCCAATTCCCCACTGATGCCTGACTGACGTCACCTTCTGTCCAgtccactccacctcccagtagtAAGGGCTCCCTGCCAGTGGCTCTCTGCAGAGAACCTGTCTCCAGAAAAGGAAGCGTTCAGGGTGGTCTGTTGGTTTCAGGTTCTCAGCCTGCATCGTGGCCTTATGACCTCCATCTGACAGCAGCACATGGCGATACACCGTGTTGGGGTCCAAGGTGGGTTCAAAGCGAACTGAAGGCAGAAGATGCATTTTAGTTAAGCATCCCTGAAGGCTTTGACACTGTgatctacagtatattctttTTCATATCATGGAGTATAATGAACTCACATTTCAGCATCTCTCCTCTAGTCTTTGGCTCTGGATTCACAAGTCCCACTGTTGACACAGGAGGTGCTAGGAGCAAAGTACAAAAATGGATACAACACTGCACTGGTAAAAAATAGTTAGGACAAATGACATTTAGGCCTGAGCTCAGCCTTTCAGGTTGTCAGACAAATGCTTTAGGTTAAAAATTGATATGGTTATAATTAGGGCCCACTTTGGGTTTTGACTCCTGCAGAGGGAGACAGGATTTGTGCACAGCCTTATAAAAAGCATTGCCCATGAGACTTAAATCAGGCATTAGAAGTCctccacatcacactttctACTTCTACAATGAGAACTTGAAGTTGATATGTACAGGCAGTTTTCAGTGCTTTAGTATTTACCttgaggctgaggaggagggaATGGTGGAGGGGGTGCTGAAGCTTCATGTCCAGAGAAATGGCGAGAcagacaagaaagagaaaagataaaCTAAAAGAACAGTGAAACTGTTTTCATGTACAGTCCCAGGCTTTCTTATTC
This is a stretch of genomic DNA from Thunnus albacares chromosome 6, fThuAlb1.1, whole genome shotgun sequence. It encodes these proteins:
- the LOC122984646 gene encoding complement C1q-like protein 4, coding for MRAIILLCLLESAFVWAVDYSWTGPGKNTENPRTVNPNTDNVCLTDQASCGCCLMQQQIQRMKMFFNMSLNELEKELMKAKTVLNNVRASRSAFSVALTNEDNLNCFGPFRDDRLIVYKHVFINLGDGYNVDNGIFTVPRSGVYSLALTVYSDAGSPGNSLAACAGLQVNNMVVAGPREKNMQDQEDSATIVVALHLKAGDQVAVNLPIGCFLCDDKSHYNTFTGFLLYATD